In a genomic window of Blastopirellula marina:
- a CDS encoding pyridoxal phosphate-dependent aminotransferase → MLDDKSEKLNKGLKIPSDDDAFEWSPALRALPVPGIRRMVNLAATMKDVIHLSIGQPDFKCPGHIVEAHVEALRAGETGYTMDAGLPELLTELQKYYQKRTGRELTEDNILVTTGATEAMYLAISVSAAPGRQFLIPDPCFPLYAPLVRMHGGEVKPIPTRAEHGHQLDPQEVIDAMGPRTFAIILNSPSNPTGTVYPPETIEAIVQEAAYQGIKVISDEVYDHLILDDLEYASVLGHTSDLDHVMIASSFSKSYAMPGLRVGWVISSQGTIKMLRRYHMFTTTVANTPAQWAGVAALRGGNQCIEEMVTEYRRRRDRVVKLVSETPYLTGYWPQGGFFIFPSLPAHTNGSNLALRMLEEIGVCVVPGEAFGESCINSFRISYSTSMDKIEQAFERMIPWMAKQEL, encoded by the coding sequence ATGCTGGATGATAAGAGTGAGAAACTAAACAAGGGATTGAAGATCCCTTCCGATGACGATGCCTTTGAATGGAGTCCTGCTCTGCGAGCTTTACCGGTGCCTGGCATCCGGCGAATGGTGAATCTTGCGGCGACGATGAAAGATGTTATCCACCTTTCCATCGGCCAGCCCGATTTCAAGTGTCCAGGGCACATCGTCGAAGCACATGTCGAAGCGCTTCGGGCAGGTGAAACTGGTTACACAATGGATGCTGGTCTGCCAGAGCTTCTAACGGAACTGCAAAAATACTACCAAAAGCGGACCGGTCGCGAATTGACTGAGGACAACATCCTGGTGACGACAGGCGCTACCGAGGCGATGTACCTGGCGATCAGCGTGTCCGCAGCACCTGGAAGACAGTTTTTGATTCCCGATCCATGTTTCCCGCTCTATGCACCGTTGGTGCGTATGCATGGGGGAGAGGTAAAACCAATTCCGACGCGCGCCGAGCACGGACATCAACTCGATCCGCAAGAGGTGATTGATGCGATGGGACCACGCACGTTCGCCATTATTCTTAACTCGCCAAGTAATCCGACTGGGACAGTTTATCCGCCAGAGACAATCGAGGCGATCGTTCAAGAGGCAGCGTATCAAGGAATCAAGGTCATCAGTGACGAAGTGTACGATCACCTGATTCTCGACGACTTAGAGTATGCCAGTGTGCTTGGCCATACATCTGATCTGGATCACGTGATGATCGCCAGCAGCTTTTCCAAATCGTACGCGATGCCGGGCTTGCGTGTGGGATGGGTGATCTCGAGTCAGGGGACCATCAAGATGCTCCGTCGGTATCATATGTTTACGACCACCGTCGCCAATACGCCAGCCCAGTGGGCGGGTGTCGCAGCGCTACGCGGCGGCAATCAGTGCATCGAAGAAATGGTGACCGAATATCGGCGACGACGCGACCGCGTCGTGAAGTTGGTAAGCGAGACGCCTTACTTGACCGGGTATTGGCCCCAAGGTGGATTTTTCATCTTCCCTTCGCTTCCAGCGCATACGAACGGAAGTAACTTGGCGCTGCGAATGCTGGAAGAAATTGGTGTGTGTGTGGTACCGGGCGAAGCATTCGGTGAGAGCTGCATCAATTCATTCCGAATCAGCTATTCGACATCGATGGATAAGATCGAACAGGCATTCGAGCGAATGATTCCGTGGATGGCCAAGCAAGAACTCTAA
- a CDS encoding amidase: MPTPEVADMTAGEMTALFATRELSPVEATKACLQRIEQHNSKVNAYNIMNEELTLEAAKQSEQRWQLGTPLGPIDGVPVAVKDIFITKGWPNRKGSTLTSPDPLKVDAPAIAALRRNGFVPLGRTTTPEFGWKGVTDNPLDGVTSNPWDPTKVSGGSSGGSGAAVPLGMGPLALGTDAGGSIRIPAGFCGVVGHKPTHGVCPMWPPSSFYPLAHVGPMTWTVADAALLMDVLAEPDARDMTLPSCTVSFRDALDVANVMGMRIAYSPNLGYVDVDPEVEAAVNAAASAFEEAGAIVETCDPGFSDPLEAFDILFYGGAANALRDIGPEDRAKMDPNLIKVAQWGSERSLLDYMGAANVRAELTEKMSLFHQTWDLLLTPTLPIPAFDAGLEVPKGWHHERWPTWTPFTYPFNMTGQPAVSVPCGFTKSGLPIGLQIIGPRHADVSVLQAAHYYQQVRPLTSIRPKMLTD, from the coding sequence ATGCCCACTCCAGAAGTTGCCGACATGACGGCCGGTGAAATGACTGCCCTATTCGCGACCAGAGAGCTCTCTCCGGTCGAAGCGACCAAGGCTTGCTTGCAGCGAATTGAGCAGCACAACTCCAAAGTTAATGCCTACAACATTATGAACGAGGAGTTAACGCTTGAAGCGGCCAAACAATCCGAGCAGCGGTGGCAGCTCGGTACTCCGCTGGGTCCGATTGACGGTGTTCCAGTTGCCGTAAAGGACATCTTCATCACCAAAGGATGGCCCAACCGGAAAGGATCGACGCTGACTTCCCCGGACCCATTGAAGGTCGATGCTCCAGCGATTGCCGCGTTGCGGCGAAATGGATTCGTCCCACTGGGGCGCACAACCACACCCGAGTTTGGCTGGAAGGGTGTGACAGATAATCCCCTGGACGGCGTGACGTCGAATCCGTGGGATCCAACCAAGGTATCAGGAGGTTCCAGCGGCGGAAGTGGTGCTGCCGTTCCGTTGGGCATGGGGCCTCTGGCATTAGGAACTGACGCTGGGGGGTCCATTCGAATCCCAGCAGGGTTCTGCGGTGTCGTCGGTCACAAGCCCACTCACGGGGTTTGTCCGATGTGGCCACCTAGTTCGTTTTATCCACTTGCTCACGTCGGTCCGATGACCTGGACGGTGGCCGATGCCGCGCTTCTAATGGACGTTTTGGCTGAACCCGACGCACGCGATATGACGTTGCCCAGTTGCACAGTATCGTTTCGCGATGCGCTCGATGTCGCGAACGTGATGGGAATGCGAATCGCTTATAGCCCAAATCTCGGTTACGTTGACGTTGACCCAGAGGTGGAAGCAGCCGTCAACGCTGCGGCGAGTGCCTTTGAAGAAGCAGGGGCAATTGTCGAAACCTGCGATCCTGGCTTCTCCGATCCACTCGAGGCGTTCGACATCCTATTTTACGGTGGAGCAGCCAATGCCTTGCGGGACATCGGCCCCGAGGATCGCGCGAAAATGGATCCAAACTTGATCAAGGTCGCCCAATGGGGCAGCGAACGGTCCTTGCTCGATTACATGGGCGCTGCCAACGTTCGTGCTGAACTCACCGAAAAGATGAGCCTGTTCCACCAGACTTGGGATCTACTGTTGACGCCAACCTTGCCGATTCCCGCGTTCGATGCTGGCCTGGAAGTTCCCAAAGGTTGGCACCATGAACGCTGGCCGACCTGGACGCCGTTCACCTATCCGTTCAATATGACCGGACAGCCCGCGGTCTCGGTCCCTTGTGGTTTCACGAAGAGCGGCCTGCCAATCGGGCTACAGATCATCGGTCCGCGACATGCAGACGTTTCGGTCCTTCAAGCGGCTCACTATTACCAGCAGGTGCGGCCCCTTACTTCGATTCGACCGAAGATGCTTACAGATTAA
- the astB gene encoding N-succinylarginine dihydrolase — protein MSATEVNFDGLIGPTHHYGGLSPGNLASQQHRHQISSPRKAALQGLAKMKRVADLGLVQGFFPPQRRPDFHYLHSQGFSGDPEEILSKAYQQRPDLLSHAYSASAMWTANAATVSPSADCQDGKVHVTPANLQAMQHRRLEVEQTTTLLSQIFHDPKHFVVHDPLPAAMTTSDEGAANHTRLCEAYGESGIELFVYGRDADSGNFDSKVIARQAMQASYQVAEQHRLDLSHCIFAQQNPIAINAGVFHNDVIAVGNQDLHLLHESAYLEQDRILHELEMAVGPHLKTIVVQEQELSLEEAVKTYFFNSQLITVNAGSMLLLCPIECEESDRAKRLIDSILTGDNPIDRCEFVDLRESMQNGGGPACLRLRVVLTEEELASIPNNYLLTNQRYEDLYDWVSRHYREQLAIEDLADPALVYEVDAALDELEAMLNL, from the coding sequence ACGCATCATTACGGCGGATTGTCTCCTGGCAACCTCGCATCGCAGCAACATCGCCACCAAATATCCTCCCCTCGCAAAGCGGCGTTGCAAGGTTTGGCGAAGATGAAACGTGTGGCCGATTTAGGCTTGGTCCAAGGTTTCTTCCCGCCGCAGCGTCGCCCCGATTTTCATTATCTTCATAGCCAAGGATTTTCAGGCGACCCAGAGGAGATACTTTCGAAGGCATATCAGCAGCGCCCCGATCTGTTGAGTCATGCGTATAGCGCGTCTGCGATGTGGACGGCGAACGCGGCAACCGTTTCGCCAAGTGCTGATTGTCAGGATGGCAAAGTTCACGTAACCCCAGCGAACTTGCAAGCGATGCAACATCGCAGGCTGGAAGTGGAACAAACAACGACTTTATTAAGTCAGATCTTTCACGATCCGAAGCATTTCGTAGTTCACGATCCGTTGCCGGCGGCGATGACCACCAGCGATGAAGGTGCCGCAAATCATACTCGATTGTGTGAAGCGTACGGCGAATCCGGGATCGAGCTTTTTGTTTACGGGCGCGATGCGGATTCGGGAAACTTCGATTCCAAAGTTATTGCCCGTCAAGCGATGCAGGCCAGTTACCAAGTGGCTGAACAGCATCGTTTAGACTTGTCACACTGCATCTTTGCGCAGCAAAACCCCATCGCTATCAATGCGGGCGTATTTCATAACGATGTCATCGCTGTTGGCAATCAAGATCTGCATTTGCTGCATGAGTCGGCATATCTTGAGCAAGACAGAATCCTGCACGAACTCGAGATGGCAGTGGGCCCGCACCTGAAGACGATCGTCGTACAAGAACAGGAACTGTCGTTGGAAGAGGCGGTGAAAACCTATTTCTTCAATAGTCAGCTAATAACCGTAAATGCGGGAAGCATGTTGTTATTGTGTCCTATCGAATGTGAAGAATCGGATCGAGCAAAGCGTCTTATCGATTCGATTCTTACCGGAGACAACCCGATTGATCGGTGCGAATTCGTCGATCTGCGAGAGAGCATGCAAAATGGAGGTGGCCCAGCCTGCTTGCGGCTGCGAGTCGTGTTGACGGAGGAAGAACTTGCTTCGATTCCTAATAACTACCTACTCACAAATCAGAGATACGAGGATTTGTACGATTGGGTAAGCCGACATTACCGCGAACAGCTTGCCATCGAGGACCTCGCCGATCCAGCGCTGGTGTATGAGGTGGATGCGGCATTGGATGAACTTGAAGCGATGCTTAATCTGTAA